The Gemmatimonas aurantiaca T-27 DNA segment TCGGGATCGCATGAAAGCGCTGGGTATCCAGAACGTGCGTCTCGACAGCGAAGGCAACGTGATCGGTGAGATCAAGGGCACACGCCCGGGCCCGACCCTGTTGCTGGCCGGACACCTCGATACGGTGTTCCCCGAAGGCACGGACGTGACGGTGAAGCGCGAGGGCACCAAGTTCACCGGCCCCGGAATCGGCGATGATTGCCGCGGTCTGGCAGTGGTGCTTTCGGTCGCCCGTCAGATCATCACGCAGAAGGTGCCGTTTGGTGGCCGCCTGCTGGTGGTGGGCAACGTGGGTGAAGAAGGTCCGGGCAATCTGCGTGGCACGCGGGCGCTGTTCAGCGGTCCGCTCAAGGACTCCATCGATCTCTTCATTTCGGTGGACGGCACCGGCTTTGGTATCACCAACGGTGGCGTCGGCAGCAACCGCTATCGTGTGCACTACAAGGGCCCGGGCGGTCACAGCTACGGCGCCTTCGGCATGCCCAACCCGATTCATGCCATGGGTCGTGCCATCGCCAAGATCGCCGACCTGGAAGCGACCACGAAGCCCAAGGTCACGTTCAACGTCGGCATCATTTCCGGTGGCACGTCGGTGAACTCCATTCCCTTCGAAGGGATCATGGAAATCGATCTGCGCAGCGAATCAGCCACGGCACTGGCCGAGATCGACGCCCGCTTGCAGAAGGCGCTGCGTCAGGCGATCACCGAAGAGAAGGCACGCTGGCCGCAGAGCAAGGCGGCGCTCGATCTGGTGATCGACACCATCGGCATCCGGCCAGCCGGCTCCACGCCGGACACATCGCTGATCGTGCGCACCTCACTCGCCGCAGCGCGTACGATGAACGTGTACACGCCGCTCACCACGTCCAGCACCGACGCCAACGTGCCGATGAATCTTGGCCGACCGGCAGTCACGCTCGATGGGGGTGGCGTGGGTCGTGGTGCACACTCGCTTGATGAGAGCTACGACGACCGCACCGATGGTTACAAGGGTCCGCAGTGGGTCATGCTGGTCGTGCTCGGCCTGCTGGGTGTGAAGTAACAGCATTTTTTGCCGCGGATAACACGGAAACGCGCGGAAACAACACGGATCAAAATACTTGTTGGCATCCGTGTCGTTTCCGCGCGTTTCCGTGTCATCCGCGGCAAAGCCGTTCAGTGATCCGCTCAGTCAGGCCTAGACGAACAAAGCTGGCACATCGAGCGCCGTCAGGGATCGGTGCGCCGACAGGAGTCCGGCACGCACGGCCGCTTCACCAAGGAGTGCGGCAGCCGTAGCACCATCGGCCCGCAAATCACGCAGCGCCGTGTCACGATTGGCCTTGCTCAATTTGCTGCCATCGGCGTGCACGAGCAGCGTGTGATGCAGGAAGAGTGGCGCGGTCTCTCTGCCCAGCAGCGACGCCAGTTGCAACTGACGCCCCGTGCTGGTGAGCAGATCCTCACCGCGGATGATCACATCCACATCATGTATCAGGTCGTCGACGACCACGGCAAACTGATACGTCCATTGACCGTGCCGATCGCGGACCAGCACATCGCCGCACTGCCGCCAAGGTGACTGGCTCTGTGGTCCCAATCGCAGGTCATCAAAGCTGAATGTGGCGGGATCGAGCCGCACACGCCGCGCCCAACTCTCCGCGTCCGCCACACGGAGATCGCGGCAGATGCCCGGATAGCGCGGTTCTTCGCCGGGGGCGTGTGGCACCAATTGCGCGATGTCGCGCCTCGTGCAACGGCATGCGTACACACATCCGTCAGCGTCCAATCGGTGCAATGCGGATGCATAGCGGCCCCCTTGCTGCGATTGTCGCGCTGGGTGACTCAGCCCCTGCGGTGCGCCACGAAACGACGACACCGGATGGATGTCCGCCTCGAAGCCCAGCCACTCGAGATCCTCCAGCAGGGCCGCCTCGTACTCCGGACGGCAGCGGGTACGGTCATGGTCTTCCACGCGCAACAACACTTCGCCACCGTGCGCGCGCGCAATGCCCCACACGTGCATCGCGTTGACCAGATGTCCGAGATGCATGTAGCCCGTGGGGGCCGGCGCGAACCGGGTACGCCATGGACGCCCACCCTCGGCCTGGCCAAGACGAGCCGCCAACGATTCACACCAGACAGGTCGCAGGGACATCCCCCACGCTACGCGCAGGGGGCTTCAACTTCAACGCATGTCGGCGGACGGCTCGCAGCGGGCGTTAGAGCGTTCCCGCCAACTCCGGCTGCCCCGCACGTGCCGGGATATCGGACAGCAGATCTGCCACCGTGGTCACGGCGAACTGCCGCCCGGCGTAACCCACGATGGCGTTCCAACGATCATGCAGCGCGCATGGATTGAGCGAATCACAGGCGTGATTGCGCAGCAGGCACGCAGGAACCCGGGAGTGATCATCAAACGGCGCGATGATCCGCTGTACCGTGAGCACATCGGGAGGCACGGCCAGTGTAAAACCACCCGCCGCTCCGCGTGCGCTGTGCACCACACCGGCCTTGGCCAGCGCGTTCAGCGTCTTCGCGAGATAGTTGCGGGGGGCGCCGAGCTGGTCGGCCATGGCATCGGCCGAGAGCGCCGTGGCGTTGCCGTGACGCGCGAGCAGCAACACGGCGCGCATGGCATGTTCAGCAGTCGCCGAAAGCATGGAGTTGATCGGGTGAAGGTCGACAAACGCGTTGAATCCGCATGGTGCACTGAGATTCGTCGATTCCTTCGCTCGGCAAAGTCGGGGAACGGTGCGGATTTACGTCGGCAAACCCGACACACATGTCAGGTATTTCCCCACACCTCAACCGTGTCCGCTACGGCCCCGCCGCTGTTTCCCGCTACTTCCAGCTCATCACGTCGGCGTTTTCCCCTTCGCCACCCGGGGTGCCATCGGCACCATACGACAGCAGATCGTAGGTGGACGGATTCACCAGCCCCGGCGCGAGATACACGTATGGTCGCCCCCAGGGATCATTGGGTGCCGCTTTGCGCAGGTACGGCGCCGTCCAGTTCATGGGCGGTTCGATCGTCGGCTTTTGCCACAACGCACCAAGTCCCTGTGCGGTCGTGGGGTATCGCCCATTGTCGAGGCGATAGGCATCGAGCGCCGTCACCAGGCTTTCGATCTGTGCGCGAGCGGTGGTCACGCGCGCATCGTCTACATGACGGAAGAGATTGGGGGCCACCAGAGTGGCGAGGATGGCAATGACGACGATGACCACCAGGACTTCGATCAGCGTCAATCCACGTGGCGATCGGACCTGCGATATGCGAACCGGCGGTATGCGGAACAGCCGCATACGGCGCTTACTCACCACGCGTGCGCAGGCTGTCCGGTTCGAACAGGCGCGGATCCACCCAACCGGTGACGTCGCTCAGGCGCACCTGACGCCAGCCCGCGCGATCAGTGCCGAGCATGGCCCGTGACGCCGGCTTGATGACGCCGACCACTTCACCGCCTCGGCTCGCATCACTGCGCACGTTCACCCAGGTGCGCGCCACCGCGGGTGTCCACTGAATCGAATCAGCGGTGGTGAGCCCGTTGGCCACCATCGAGCTGTCTCCCATGTCGAGCACACCGGCCGAAGCATCCAATGCGGCCTCCAACGCGGCATCAGCAGCGATCGACTGACCAACGGCAACCGATGCCGCGTTCGTCGGGCCAGCGGCCACCGTGCGAACGCGATCAGGCGCATGATCGATGGCGGTGGCCGCCAGGGCGGACGTGACATCACGCAAGGCCGGCCCGTAGCGCCACACACCGCCTGCAGCGGTCACAGTCAGGGCAATGGCCGCCGCACTGCGCAGCGCCGGTCCACTCAGGCGCCACGTCGACTTCACTTCGCCGCACCAATGACAGACCGCGTCGGGCCGATGCAGAATTCCACATCCACGGCACGCCTTCAGCTTCACGCGTTCGCCACGCGCGTCATGGAGGTTGAACGGATGGGCGCATCGCGGGCACTGTGATGCCGCGCGCAACGCTTTCGATCCGCACTCGGTGCAACGGAGATATGCCATGGACCCTGAAGCCGTGACGACGCCGGACTGCGCCACCCGTGATGAGACGGTTTTCACACCGTGCCGTAACTATTGATCAGTGGCTCACTTGGCGCTACGTGTCAGCGAGCAAGCCTCCACAGCGGTCTCGTCACACGGCGAAGGGCTTCGTCCCCGGATAGCAGCGTGAAAGACCGGTTGTACGTATCGTTCCCGAGTTATTTGCCACGCGCGCCCGTGCCACCCCTCCCCGCCGGCCTCCACCCGGTCGTTCGCTCTCCACCACCCCTCCCACGTGGTCACCTCTCTGTTCCTGCTGGCATTGGCCAAGGCGGCGCCATTGGCCGTTCCCGGTGTGCCCGTCCCCCCGGTAGCCGTTGCCGCACCCGCCACCCCTGAACCTGGCCCGATTTACGATGGACGCCGCGGGGCCGTGGCCGTCGCCATCCCGCGTCTCGAAGGCACCAACACGGTAGACGGCGTCCTGAACGAACCGGTCTGGCAGCAGGCCGCGACGCTCACCGGCTTCTCGCAGTTCTTCCCGAACGATGGCATCGCTGCGCAGGACAGCACCGAGGTACTGGTGTGGTACACCGGCACCGCCTTGCACGTCGGCGTACGGGCGTATGCCCCCAAGGGCACCGTGCGCGCCACTCTGGCCGATCGCGACAAGATCACCCAGGACGACAACATTCAGCTCTTCCTGGGCACCTACAACGACAGCCGGCAAGCCATGGTGTTTGCCGTGAACCCGTTTGGCATCCAGAGCGATGGCGTGCTGACCGAAACGGGCGCCTCGTCGGGCGGTGGCTTCCTCAGCAGTGCGTCTCGTGGCCGCGAATCCAATGATCTCGCGCCCGACTACGTGTGGCGCTCCAAGGGACAGCTCACCGACTTCGGTTTCGAAGTGGAAATCACCATCCCGTTCAAGAGCCTCCGGTACCGGGCTGGTGATCAGCAGACCTGGCAGCTCAACGTGGTGCGCAC contains these protein-coding regions:
- a CDS encoding M20/M25/M40 family metallo-hydrolase, which codes for MRSFRLATRAGSLLPALRASALLLGLPAAAVAQNSAQPAQAKKTTATPLEASIDKLATHPTVVAALGKIQSDNAWTLEQQVSLCQIPAPPFKEAARAAAYRDRMKALGIQNVRLDSEGNVIGEIKGTRPGPTLLLAGHLDTVFPEGTDVTVKREGTKFTGPGIGDDCRGLAVVLSVARQIITQKVPFGGRLLVVGNVGEEGPGNLRGTRALFSGPLKDSIDLFISVDGTGFGITNGGVGSNRYRVHYKGPGGHSYGAFGMPNPIHAMGRAIAKIADLEATTKPKVTFNVGIISGGTSVNSIPFEGIMEIDLRSESATALAEIDARLQKALRQAITEEKARWPQSKAALDLVIDTIGIRPAGSTPDTSLIVRTSLAAARTMNVYTPLTTSSTDANVPMNLGRPAVTLDGGGVGRGAHSLDESYDDRTDGYKGPQWVMLVVLGLLGVK
- a CDS encoding glutamate--tRNA ligase family protein, whose translation is MSLRPVWCESLAARLGQAEGGRPWRTRFAPAPTGYMHLGHLVNAMHVWGIARAHGGEVLLRVEDHDRTRCRPEYEAALLEDLEWLGFEADIHPVSSFRGAPQGLSHPARQSQQGGRYASALHRLDADGCVYACRCTRRDIAQLVPHAPGEEPRYPGICRDLRVADAESWARRVRLDPATFSFDDLRLGPQSQSPWRQCGDVLVRDRHGQWTYQFAVVVDDLIHDVDVIIRGEDLLTSTGRQLQLASLLGRETAPLFLHHTLLVHADGSKLSKANRDTALRDLRADGATAAALLGEAAVRAGLLSAHRSLTALDVPALFV
- a CDS encoding RrF2 family transcriptional regulator, with the protein product MLSATAEHAMRAVLLLARHGNATALSADAMADQLGAPRNYLAKTLNALAKAGVVHSARGAAGGFTLAVPPDVLTVQRIIAPFDDHSRVPACLLRNHACDSLNPCALHDRWNAIVGYAGRQFAVTTVADLLSDIPARAGQPELAGTL
- the gspG gene encoding type II secretion system major pseudopilin GspG, translated to MRLFRIPPVRISQVRSPRGLTLIEVLVVIVVIAILATLVAPNLFRHVDDARVTTARAQIESLVTALDAYRLDNGRYPTTAQGLGALWQKPTIEPPMNWTAPYLRKAAPNDPWGRPYVYLAPGLVNPSTYDLLSYGADGTPGGEGENADVMSWK
- a CDS encoding SH3 domain-containing protein; translation: MAYLRCTECGSKALRAASQCPRCAHPFNLHDARGERVKLKACRGCGILHRPDAVCHWCGEVKSTWRLSGPALRSAAAIALTVTAAGGVWRYGPALRDVTSALAATAIDHAPDRVRTVAAGPTNAASVAVGQSIAADAALEAALDASAGVLDMGDSSMVANGLTTADSIQWTPAVARTWVNVRSDASRGGEVVGVIKPASRAMLGTDRAGWRQVRLSDVTGWVDPRLFEPDSLRTRGE